One Eremothecium cymbalariae DBVPG#7215 chromosome 2, complete sequence DNA window includes the following coding sequences:
- the ABD1 gene encoding mRNA (guanine-N7)-methyltransferase (similar to Ashbya gossypii AFL026W): MTLRPEKPVWMTQEQYDRQYGQLAESKVIQDDSPKNIEAPESNGAENKEQRSEDVSDGTLDNIKVDEKPQYRIQKRRHQQYDIEEKRKKQLLHKIREEQLKQRDIEMTANKVVNVDQIVREHYNERTYHAKRYNRNFSPIIKLRNFNNAIKYMLIDKYTRPGDIVLELGCGKGGDLRKYGSCGVSQFIGIDISNESIREAQRRYQNMRDLDYQVILITGDCFGESLGVAVQPFTECRFPCDVVSTQFCLHYAFETEDKARRAILNVSKSLKVGGYFFGTIPDAEFIRYKLNKFSKNDEKPSWGNSIYKVSFSNNSYQLNGYEFESPFGNMYTYWLEDAIDNVPEYVIPFETLRNLCDEYGMELEMQKPFNKFFVEEIPTWIDKFSPRLREGLQRSDGKYGVEGDEKEAASFFYTVFAFRKVKEYVE; encoded by the coding sequence ATGACTTTGAGACCAGAGAAGCCTGTGTGGATGACACAGGAGCAATACGATAGACAGTATGGACAATTAGCGGAATCTAAGGTAATACAAGATGATAGTCCCAAGAATATTGAAGCTCCCGAGTCCAATGGCGCTGAAAATAAAGAGCAACGTTCAGAAGATGTATCAGATGGGACATTAGATAATATTAAAGTTGATGAGAAACCACAGTATAGAATTCAGAAGCGTAGACATCAACAGTATGATATAGAAGAAAAACGAAAGAAACAGCTTCTTCATAAAATCCGAGAAGAGCAGTTAAAACAACGTGACATTGAAATGACTGCTAATAAAGTTGTTAATGTGGATCAAATAGTTCGAGAGCATTATAATGAACGTACCTACCATGCTAAACGATATAATAGGAACTTTTCGCCCATCATAAAGTTAAGAAATTTTAACAATGCaataaaatatatgttGATTGATAAATACACAAGACCTGGGGATATTGTTCTAGAACTAGGTTGTGGTAAGGGAGGTGATTTAAGGAAATATGGATCATGTGGTGTATCACAGTTTATTGGGATCGATATTTCGAATGAATCTATTCGTGAGGCACAGAGGCGTTATCAAAATATGAGGGATTTAGACTATCAAGTTATTTTGATTACTGGTGATTGTTTTGGAGAATCGTTAGGTGTTGCAGTTCAACCATTCACAGAATGTCGGTTTCCTTGTGATGTCGTTTCGACTCAATTCTGTTTGCACTACGCATTTGAAACTGAAGATAAGGCGCGAAGAGCTATTCTCAATGTCTCTAAGTCTCTGAAAGTTGGAGGATACTTTTTTGGTACTATACCAGACGCAGAATTCATTCGTTACAAACTAAATAAGTTTTCTAAAAATGATGAGAAGCCATCCTGGGGTAATTCTATTTACAAAGTTTCATTTTCCAACAATTCTTATCAATTGAACGGTTATGAATTTGAATCCCCATTTGGTAACATGTACACCTATTGGCTTGAAGATGCCATTGATAATGTTCCTGAATATGTTATACCATTTGAAACACTCAGAAATCTGTGTGACGAATATGGCATGGAATTAGAAATGCAAAAACctttcaacaaattttttgttgaagagatACCTACATGGATAGACAAATTTTCTCCTCGATTGAGGGAAGGTTTACAAAGATCAGATGGGAAATACGGAGTTGAAGGTGATGAAAAGGAAGCTGCATCCTTCTTCTATACTGTTTTTGCATTCCGAAAAGTCAAAGAATATGTGGAATGA
- the VHC1 gene encoding Vhc1p (similar to Ashbya gossypii AFL025C) translates to MPKLYKYSDVQKPLRGSESELSLLISKRQNTNYFTYQETPVQHKTSSKYDPENPNRNKLGTFDGVFIPTTLNVLSILMFLRFGFIIGQMGILGTLFILIISYGINLLTTLSISAISTNGTVRGGGAYYMISRCLGPEFGGSIGLIFFLGQILNSGMNAVGMIEPLFYNFALPDGIHTPSVIGIFPRGYWYEFSYSSFILLLCLGVSLVGSTTISRAGNVLFFLLLIAIISIPFSALVVEPFERNGIVYTGPSWTTFYGNLFPQLTQGAAGSVLDGKETFNNLFGIFFPATAGIFAGAGMSSELRKPSTSIPKGTLWGLLLTFSFYMFVIISLGTTVPRESLHKDVQIIQSVSVAQILIFIGEFSTSLFSIIVGIVGAAYVLEAISRDRIIPGLSIFEKNPHYALLFSWFLTQLVLFSDVNRIATFITMTFLMTFVVMNLACLLLEISSAPNFRPSFKWFNRYTAFTGSLFCIIATLIVDTISASFVLLSLLSLFVLIHYTCPPKPWGYVSQSLIYHQVRKYLLRLRQDNVKYWRPQVLLLVDNPRTSWNLIRFCNHLKKGGLYILGHVTVSNNFQNQFNELRKQTRAWVKIRDMANIKAFVHIGTGPTLPWGVRNVYLGSGLGGMKPNITVLGFFDLGAYYESTKKSTYRASANELSRVESYSPLKKRMPIANHIPDCEGSLPTDECKNEMKIKVQQWVQIIEDLSLMQSTIAVAHGFKSLVLPSKNDHCEIRYVDLYPIQMSAKMVNESSLEAIVTTNFDTYTLILQLGAILVTVPDWKRNQKLRVIVFVESENERADEKKRITNLLSILRIEAETLVLALDQFRVYNTIVKGDSAHFDHVNDVLKDDDWWNELVEARKVHKVSHVLKVSNRERVSVPESATMSSGYNISRLQRLGIPLTMNTNIPVPDQPSLFYDSDEEGISDFLDLSTSLLSLDHEEIAKSPRRALKTVKSKSKFRDDRSVRSLLPVFSSDAIPKTRIIEDSTGEHPSLIPIVDKADDPNSRRRDIRSTLSSCQTNDCVSEEIVEVKFNNIPSRAQHLIMNDMMMQVSGKSHLIFSTLPIPALGTHNNKDASLQYVEDLDLWLEGLPPTMLVNSQTMTVTTAL, encoded by the coding sequence ATGCCCAAGCTATACAAATATTCAGATGTACAAAAGCCTCTAAGAGGATCAGAATCGGAGTTGTCTTTATTAATCAGTAAGAGacaaaatacaaattatTTCACATACCAAGAAACACCAGTTCAACATAAGACTTCATCGAAATATGATCCTGAGAACCCGAATAGGAACAAGCTTGGCACGTTTGATGGAGTGTTTATTCCGACGACCTTAAATGTATTATCTATTTTGATGTTTCTAAGATTTGGATTCATCATAGGGCAGATGGGGATACTTGGGACGTTATTTATCTTGATTATATCATACGGAATTAACTTGTTGACAACGTTAAGTATATCCGCTATATCTACAAATGGCACAGTGCGCGGTGGTGGAGCATATTATATGATATCTCGTTGTTTGGGTCCAGAATTTGGTGGTTCAATAGgtttaatattctttttaggTCAGATATTAAACAGTGGTATGAACGCTGTGGGTATGATAGAACCGTTGTTCTACAATTTTGCTCTCCCGGATGGCATTCACACTCCATCTGTGATTGGGATATTTCCAAGAGGTTATTGGTATGAGTTCAGTTATTCCAGTTTCATTCTTTTATTATGTTTGGGCGTATCTCTGGTGGGTTCTACGACAATTTCTCGTGCTGGGAATGTGCTGTTCTTCTTATTGTTAATAGCCATTATATCTATTCCATTTTCAGCTTTAGTGGTTGAGCCATTTGAGAGAAATGGCATAGTTTATACTGGTCCATCCTGGACAACATTTTATGGGAATTTATTCCCTCAGCTTACCCAAGGTGCAGCAGGTTCTGTATTAGATGGTAAGGAAACGTTTAACAACCTATTTGGTATTTTCTTCCCAGCCACTGCAGGGATATTTGCTGGGGCTGGAATGAGTAGTGAGTTGAGAAAGCCTTCGACATCAATACCCAAAGGAACTTTATGGGGTTTGTTACTGACATTTAGCTTTTATATGTTCGTTATTATTTCCTTGGGAACTACAGTTCCTCGAGAATCATTACATAAGGACGTGCAGATTATTCAATCTGTGTCGGTTGCACAGATCCTGATATTTATAGGGGAATTTTCAACTTCGTTATTCTCTATTATTGTTGGAATCGTTGGTGCTGCTTATGTTCTAGAAGCTATATCTCGTGATCGAATCATACCTGGTCTTTcgatttttgaaaagaatcCTCATTATGCCTTATTGTTCTCATGGTTTTTAACCCAATTGGTATTATTTTCCGATGTCAATAGGATTGCAACATTCATTACGATGACATTTCTAATGACGTTCGTTGTAATGAACTTAGCTTGTCTATTGTTAGAAATATCATCCGCGCCAAATTTTAGACCATCGTTTAAGTGGTTTAATCGCTACACCGCTTTCACCGGTAGTTTATTTTGTATCATAGCAACTCTGATCGTTGACACTATTTCTGCCTCTTTTGTGCTTCTATCTTTACTATCCCTCTTCGTTCTCATCCATTACACATGTCCTCCAAAGCCATGGGGATATGTCTCTCAATCGTTGATCTATCACCAGGTTAGAAAGTACCTATTGCGTCTGAGACAAGACAATGTGAAATATTGGAGACCACAGGTGCTTTTGCTAGTTGATAATCCGAGGACCAGTTGGAACCTAATCAGATTCTGTAaccatttgaaaaaaggAGGACTATACATCCTTGGACATGTAACTGTTAGTaacaatttccaaaatCAATTCAATGAGCTGAGGAAGCAGACAAGGGCGTGGGTTAAAATCAGAGATATGGCGAACATAAAGGCATTTGTACATATTGGAACAGGCCCAACTCTACCATGGGGGGTCCGTAACGTGTATTTAGGCTCCGGATTGGGTGGTATGAAACCAAATATTACCGttcttggattttttgatttgggGGCTTACTATGAATCTACTAAAAAATCTACTTACAGGGCTTCCGCAAATGAATTATCGAGAGTAGAATCCTACTCTCCGTTGAAGAAACGTATGCCAATTGCCAATCATATTCCTGACTGCGAGGGCAGTCTACCAACAGATGAGTGTAAGAACGAAATGAAGATTAAAGTTCAGCAATGGGTACAAATAATCGAAGATCTGTCATTAATGCAAAGCACCATTGCAGTGGCACACGGCTTTAAGAGTCTTGTGCTTCCTAGTAAGAACGACCATTGTGAAATACGTTATGTTGATTTATATCCAATCCAGATGTCAGCAAAAATGGTTAATGAATCGTCTTTAGAAGCTATCGTCACTACAAATTTTGACACTTATACTTTGATTTTACAATTAGGGGCAATTCTAGTTACTGTTCCTGAttggaaaagaaatcaaaaattgcGAGTCATCGTATTTGTTGAAAGTGAGAATGAACGTGCTGacgaaaagaaaagaataaCAAATCTATTATCTATATTGAGAATCGAAGCAGAAACATTGGTGTTGGCATTGGATCAGTTCCGAGTTTACAATACAATTGTTAAGGGAGATTCTGCTCATTTCGATCACGTTAATGATGTTTTAAAGGACGATGACTGGTGGAATGAGTTGGTTGAGGCAAGGAAGGTACATAAGGTTTCTCACGTATTGAAGGTAAGTAACCGAGAAAGAGTTTCCGTTCCGGAATCAGCAACGATGAGCAGCGGATACAATATTTCTAGATTACAACGGCTTGGCATCCCCCTAACAATGAACACCAATATACCAGTCCCTGACCAGCCTTCATTATTTTACGATTCTGACGAGGAAGGCATATCTGATTTTCTGGACCTGTCAACTTCTTTGTTGTCATTAGACCATGAGGAAATAGCCAAGTCCCCAAGAAGAGCTCTTAAAACGGTAAAATCGAAATCGAAATTTAGAGATGACAGATCCGTCCGCTCATTGTTGCCCGTGTTTTCAAGCGACGCTATTCCCAAGACTAGAATCATAGAAGATTCCACTGGAGAACATCCTTCCTTGATCCCTATTGTGGATAAGGCAGATGACCCTAATTCTAGGCGTAGAGATATTAGATCTACCTTGTCTTCGTGTCAAACAAATGACTGTGtttctgaagaaattgTGGAGGTTAAATTTAACAATATACCTAGTAGGGCACAGCATTTAATTATGAACGATATGATGATGCAAGTTTCTGGAAAATCtcatttgatattttcAACGTTACCTATACCTGCATTGGGTACgcataataataaagatgCGAGTCTCCAGTATGTCGAAGATTTAGATCTATGGCTAGAGGGTTTACCGCCCACAATGTTAGTCAATTCACAAACCATGACAGTTACAACTGCATTGTAA
- the ARC40 gene encoding Arc40p (similar to Ashbya gossypii AFL022W) — translation MSSISAKFKLVKAPIYSHCFNNERNLLAITCENNCYVYKLNNGQAILAATLADHDKTVTAVDISVHGRIVTCSQDRNAIVWEPLSDGSYKPTLVLLRINRAATCVKWAANGYKFAVGSSARIISVCYYEQDNDWWVSKHIKKPIKSTINTLSWHENGVLLACGGTDGYIRIFSGFVKGLDSKEQVAGCPWGDKFPFGALVGEWYHGAWIHDVKWRSQAEKLAYVAHDSSLNVLDYRGQPKRVDNIDGLPFKALIWIDDHTILCGGYSCHPVLFTEDNSGWKFARNLDKTTSTEKPTSFTGVSGNDQEEEEEHSFGMSALKKFKELDLKGKISAQQERSTHENAITCLFPFSETSRGVSQVSSSGLDGKIVIFNL, via the coding sequence ATGTCATCTATCAGTGCAAAATTTAAGTTGGTTAAAGCACCAATCTATTCTCATTGTTTTAACAACGAACGTAATTTGTTGGCTATTACTTGTGAGAATAACTGCTACGTTTATAAGTTGAACAATGGTCAAGCAATTTTAGCTGCCACGTTAGCTGATCATGATAAAACTGTGACTGCTGTTGACATTTCTGTACACGGCCGTATTGTAACGTGCTCTCAAGATCGTAATGCGATTGTTTGGGAGCCTTTATCGGATGGATCTTATAAGCCTACATTGGTTCTATTGAGAATTAATCGAGCGGCTACGTGTGTTAAATGGGCAGCAAATGGCTACAAGTTTGCTGTTGGTTCTTCAGCAAGAATAATATCAGTGTGTTATTACGAGCAAGATAACGACTGGTGGGTTTCTAAGCACATTAAAAAGCCCATAAAATCTACTATTAACACATTGTCTTGGCATGAGAATGGTGTTTTATTAGCGTGTGGTGGTACGGATGGGTATATTAGGATATTCTCGGGCTTTGTTAAAGGTTTAGATAGCAAAGAGCAGGTTGCAGGTTGTCCCTGGGGAGACAAGTTTCCATTCGGAGCCTTGGTTGGGGAATGGTATCATGGGGCTTGGATTCATGACGTTAAATGGAGATCGCAGGCAGAAAAGTTAGCTTATGTTGCACACGACAGTTCTTTGAATGTTCTCGACTATCGCGGCCAGCCTAAACGTGTAGATAACATCGACGGTTTGCCTTTCAAAGCTCTGATTTGGATCGATGACCACACGATCCTTTGTGGAGGTTATTCGTGTCACCCCGTGTTGTTTACTGAAGATAATTCTGGGTGGAAATTTGCCCGCAACTTGGACAAGACAACTTCTACCGAAAAGCCAACCAGCTTTACAGGTGTATCCGGTAATGAtcaagaagaggaggaggagcaCTCCTTTGGCATGTCCGCTCTAAAGAAGTTTAAGGAATTAGATTTGAAAGGCAAAATCAGTGCTCAACAAGAAAGGTCCACCCATGAGAATGCCATCACATGTCTTTTCCCCTTCTCCGAAACTTCAAGAGGAGTCAGTCAAGTTTCCTCCTCCGGATTAGATGGGAAGATTGTGATCTTTAATTTGTGA
- the NSA1 gene encoding ribosome biosynthesis protein NSA1 (similar to Ashbya gossypii AFL023C), which yields MRLIVASEDSGSIKEVVANRGTDTSKPTALQPLHLQSHLPQGLSNHVETIWKVNPSQLLVGRSSGVIELVGLEEREKELKEEGIPNFNINTFMVQDSLVGCFSLEKQEEFSKKSQKRSKFVDGFVGIFPLPKKEGFYIAVTRSGLLYIFEKLKAKLRKLHTHELVGPLEFIQIHDLAENYDSYVFAYGGEDNLVKLVEISNDLSSIRQIWMAKNVKNDRIDLTVPIWPIGLRFLENNAKNVNDDSLNYQFVTVTRHAHFRFYQTSHGRKPLKSLNLLGNKEQLTSINLIGDVTALGNVRSKNYTGFSFVTTDARKNVYQFDLKGHLLGKFGNGDITGHSSFIGVHNQKYLLQGGLDRYVRIFDLHTRRILVKAFTGGKIKNVMLLDDGDIELPQAKTKNNKRIYKRKQSAEEEEKEADDLWSKLDAKKKKRHN from the coding sequence ATGAGACTTATAGTGGCATCCGAAGATAGTGGGAGCATTAAGGAAGTTGTTGCAAACCGTGGGACCGACACTTCTAAGCCAACAGCATTGCAGCCGCTACATTTACAGTCACACCTGCCTCAAGGACTCTCAAATCATGTTGAGACTATCTGGAAGGTTAATCCTTCACAATTACTGGTGGGACGTTCAAGTGGTGTGATTGAATTGGTGGGTTTAGAGGAACGTGAAAAGGAGCTTAAAGAGGAAGGTATACCAAACTTTAACATAAATACATTTATGGTACAAGACAGCCTTGTGGGGTGTTTCAGCTTAGAGAAACAGGAGGAGTTTTCGAAAAAGTCTCAAAAGAGGTCTAAGTTTGTGGATGGGtttgttggaatatttcCACTTCCAAAAAAGGAGGGGTTTTATATTGCAGTTACAAGATCCGGAttgctatatatatttgagaAATTGAAGGCGAAACTGAGGAAATTGCATACACATGAACTAGTGGGACCTTTGGAGTTTATTCAAATACATGATTTAGCAGAAAACTATGATAGCTATGTCTTTGCCTATGGCGGAGAAGACAATCTGGTAAAGCTTGTTGAAATATCGAATGATCTATCCAGTATAAGGCAAATATGGATGGCAAAGAATGTAAAAAATGATAGAATTGATTTAACAGTTCCTATTTGGCCAATTGGCTTACGGTTTCTCGAAAATAATGCTAAAAATGTGAATGATGACAGCCTAAACTATCAGTTTGTAACCGTAACTCGTCATGCACATTTTAGATTTTATCAGACATCTCATGGCCGCAAGCCTTTGAAATCTCTTAATTTGCTTGGAAACAAGGAGCAATTAACATCTATAAATTTAATCGGAGATGTGACTGCTTTAGGAAATGTGAGATCTAAAAACTATACTGGATTTTCATTTGTGACAACCGATGCCAGGAAAAATGTTTATCAATTTGATCTAAAAGGACATTTGCTAGGTAAGTTTGGAAATGGTGATATCACTGGCCATTCGTCATTTATTGGTGTTCACAACCAAAAATACTTATTACAAGGAGGTCTAGATAGATATGTTCGGATCTTCGATTTGCATACACGACGTATATTGGTTAAAGCTTTTACTGGAGGTAAAATCAAGAATGTAATGCTTCTAGATGATGGAGATATTGAGCTGCCACAGGCCAAAACgaaaaacaataaaagaATTTATAAGAGGAAACAGTCTgctgaggaagaagagaaagaggCAGATGATCTATGGAGCAAACTTGAtgccaagaagaagaagcgtCATAACTAA
- the DAD3 gene encoding Dad3p (similar to Ashbya gossypii AFL021C): MSEGLSALQRSVLDKYRSLAESLHDLDDTLVQLSRDKDTNPEQVLAQMREIEVKIALVGTLMKGSVYSLVLQRNMHISQK, translated from the coding sequence ATGTCAGAGGGATTAAGTGCATTGCAGAGGTCTGTATTAGATAAATATAGATCGCTGGCCGAATCACTTCATGACTTGGACGATACGTTAGTTCAGCTGAGCAGAGATAAAGATACGAATCCGGAACAAGTATTAGCGCAAATGAGAGAAATAGAAGTAAAGATTGCACTGGTTGGCACTTTAATGAAAGGTAGCGTTTATTCTCTAGTGTTGCAACGTAATATGCATATATCTCAGAAATAA
- the CUE3 gene encoding Cue3p (similar to Ashbya gossypii AFL024W), translating to MSYMRRVLEFNGEDKLSFPIVKFPPFALRAALVEKDPLVWLHFLETYVSYVQYLMADNRLDKLDESTNEKLVIFTGSYLHEIADEEGKLLSLGMNAEVSRQLGLLKLWMFALIKKCGLLHLQIFSGIMWDFVKIYVRVYPDTTRSLIDGSLKPEVNTQKANLNRIFQVQQHLRQLIEANKFSRTDLMALEDLLSADGRLRFSFADKFLSKQWAEMLESLYGKGPDGYLADWGKRLGILTYLSVSEDRLSEFFKQLGIDSFEKLSLYPLFGSLLVSDNFKKRLPGIYNRIPFLKLIDSCNGYEGPTQDNPVAAEEIKQADLDTASELFPHLTQYQIKQLLLRNGNNLEVVINMLFENPQLADDIQLEEPNPIKQQNRLVSTIISTKYKSELKPSDRILKVKQEHEMQVPDEVRNRTLTRALELLYSDDGDERDDTYDDAEVLRASADRVDLDKKEESVLNYDRIEAFLWDMLIQDKLLFTRQQRGSAKRKAMKKETSWSDEQIEGWARMLERSPLRVQVLEEKYMFRGNVRAGKKSYIKNEETKPPPKFPPNRVAVSGRNSNESKTHSNQQQNQSSKGSKRSRIANHNRKAARGKKFSHADAP from the coding sequence ATGAGTTATATGCGACGTGTTCTGGAATTTAATGGTGAAGATAAGCTTTCATTTCCAATTGTAAAGTTTCCGCCGTTTGCTCTGCGTGCAGCTCTTGTGGAAAAGGATCCACTCGTATGGCTTCATTTCTTAGAAACATATGTATCTTATGTGCAATATCTTATGGCAGATAACAGACTGGATAAGCTAGATGAGTCTACAAATGAGAAACTGGTAATATTCACGGGCTCTTATTTACATGAGATAGCTGATGAGGAGGGGAAACTGCTGTCACTTGGGATGAATGCAGAGGTGAGCAGACAATTAGGTTTGCTAAAGTTGTGGATGTTTGCATTGATTAAGAAATGTGGGCTTTTGCatttacaaatattttctgGTATAATGTGGGATTTCGTGAAGATCTATGTGAGGGTGTATCCTGATACTACGAGGTCGCTCATTGATGGAAGTTTGAAGCCAGAGGTTAATACTCAAAAGGCCAATTTAAATcgaatttttcaagttcaaCAACATTTAAGACAGTTGATTGAGGCTAATAAGTTCAGTAGAACTGATTTGATGGCACTTGAAGATCTTTTGAGTGCAGATGGTCGTTTGCGGTTTAGCTTTGCGGACAAATTTCTGAGTAAGCAGTGGGCTGAGATGTTAGAATCGCTTTATGGCAAAGGTCCAGATGGATATTTAGCGGATTGGGGAAAGAGATTGGGAATCTTGACTTATCTTTCAGTTTCAGAGGACCGGTTATCAGAGTTTTTTAAGCAATTGGGAATTGACAGTTTTGAAAAGCTTTCTCTCTATCCGTTGTTTGGTTCTTTGCTGGTATCTGACAATTTTAAGAAACGGTTACCTGGAATCTATAACAGAATACCCTTTCTAAAGCTCATTGACAGTTGTAACGGTTATGAGGGACCAACACAAGACAATCCAGTTGCTgcagaagaaataaagCAAGCTGATTTAGATACTGCTAGTGAATTGTTCCCTCACCTAACACAGTATCAGATAAAACAACTATTATTACGCAATGGGAATAATTTAGAGGTTGTCATAAATATGTTGTTTGAAAATCCACAATTAGCAGACGATATTCAATTGGAGGAACCCAATCCTATTAAACAGCAAAACAGGCTGGTGTCCACCATAATTTCTACAAAGTATAAGTCGGAATTAAAACCGAGTGATAGGATATTGAAGGTGAAGCAAGAACATGAAATGCAAGTGCCGGACGAGGTTCGTAATCGTACTCTCACTCGAGCTCTTGAATTGCTATACTCAGATGATGGGGATGAACGAGATGATACATATGATGATGCAGAGGTTTTAAGGGCTTCCGCTGACCGTGTAGATCTGGATAAGAAAGAAGAGAGTGTCCTAAATTATGACCGGATAGAGGCCTTTCTTTGGGACATGTTAATACAGGATAAATTACTTTTTACTAGGCAGCAGAGGGGTTCAGCTAAAAGAAAGGCTATGAAGAAAGAAACTTCATGGTCTGATGAGCAAATAGAAGGTTGGGCACGTATGTTAGAGCGAAGCCCGCTGCGTGTTCAAGTATTGGAAGAGAAGTATATGTTTAGGGGCAATGTACGAGCGGGGAAGAAGTCTTACATAAAGAACGAAGAAACGAAGCCACCCCCAAAATTTCCACCGAATAGAGTTGCCGTCTCTGGAAGGAATTCAAACGAATCAAAAACCCACTCCaatcaacaacaaaatcaatcTTCTAAAGGCTCTAAAAGATCTCGTATTGCAAATCACAACAGAAAAGCTGCTCGTGGTAAGAAATTCAGCCATGCAGATGCTCCTTAA
- the TAF6 gene encoding TATA-binding protein-associated factor TAF6 (similar to Ashbya gossypii AFL020W) codes for MSQQQLPAQQQSYTIWSPQDTVRDVAESLGITNVSDDVLRSLAMDVEYRILEIIEQAVKFKRHSKRDVLTTDDIARALRVLNVEPLYGYEDNSTRDKEVSFSKVTGQGGQTMYYLDDEEIDFDKLINEPLPHVPRLPTFTTHWLAVEGVQPAIPQNPNLNDLRMTQLPLTRGAIVTALNDTSIQTSVSEEKSEHVSQVKPGQTNETKPLVKHVLSKELQIYFNKVVSALTSKDQNLNAQHMKAAALTSLKSDTGLHQLIPYFIQFIAEQITHNLSDLDLLTTMLEMIYSLLSKQSVFLDPYIHSLMPSILTLLLAKKLGGAPSSTSSEDEQDFLEKTNALRDFASTLLDHVLQKFPQVYKSLKPRVTRTLLKTFLDSNRSFGTYYGCIRGVCVLGNETIRFFLGNLQNWAKLVFEESTSSLDDIQIKETSKISKKEVQLLADVIVNALALLTSDLPENYKPVSNNINEEDKAKLVDRVGVTITSCLLNRKDAKLLMDAIFFGEV; via the coding sequence ATGTCCCAACAGCAATTACCAGCGCAGCAGCAATCTTACACTATTTGGTCACCTCAGGATACTGTTAGGGACGTTGCAGAGTCTTTGGGTATCACTAATGTTAGTGATGATGTTCTGAGGTCTTTAGCAATGGACGTTGAATACCGTATATTGGAGATTATTGAGCAGGCAGTGAAGTTCAAACGGCATAGTAAACGAGATGTTTTGACTACGGATGATATAGCAAGAGCTTTGAGAGTGTTAAATGTCGAACCTTTGTATGGATATGAGGATAATTCAACTCGTGATAAGGAAGTTTCTTTCAGTAAGGTTACTGGACAAGGTGGTCAGACAATGTACtatttagatgatgaagaaatcGACTTTGATAAATTGATTAATGAACCTTTACCACATGTTCCAAGGTTGCCTACTTTCACTACACATTGGCTGGCAGTTGAAGGTGTGCAGCCAGCCATACCTCAGAATCCAAACTTAAATGATCTAAGGATGACACAATTGCCTTTAACAAGAGGAGCTATCGTTACAGCACTAAATGATACGTCGATCCAGACTTCAGTTTCTGAAGAGAAGTCTGAACATGTCTCACAGGTCAAGCCAGGACAGACTAACGAAACCAAACCTCTAGTCAAGCATGTTCTTTCTAAAGAACTGCAGATTTACTTTAACAAAGTTGTTAGTGCATTAACTTCTAAAGATCAAAATTTAAATGCCCAACACATGAAGGCTGCCGCATTGACATCGTTAAAATCAGATACTGGTTTGCACCAGCTTATTCcatattttattcaatttaTCGCCGAGCAAATTACTCATAATTTATCAGATTTGGATCTACTAACTACCATGTTAGAGATGATATACTCTTTATTGAGTAAGCAGTCAGTCTTTCTTGATCCATATATTCATTCTCTGATGCCGTCAATTCTAACACTCTTACTTGCCAAAAAATTAGGTGGCGCACCATCGTCAACTTCTTCTGAGGATGAGCAGGactttttggaaaagaCAAATGCATTACGTGATTTTGCAAGCACTCTTCTGGACCACGTTTTGCAGAAATTCCCACAGGTCTATAAATCATTAAAACCAAGGGTTACCAGAACACTattaaaaacctttttGGATTCGAACCGATCATTCGGCACTTATTATGGATGTATTCGTGGTGTTTGTGTATTGGGTAATGAAACCATAAGATTCTTTTTGGGTAACTTACAAAATTGGGCTAAACTAGTGTTCGAAGAAAGCACATCTTCTCTTGACGATATTCAGATTAAAGagacttcaaaaatttctaAGAAGGAAGTTCAACTGCTAGCTGACGTTATAGTGAATGCTTTGGCCCTTCTTACTTCAGATTTACCTGAGAATTACAAGCCTGTGAGTAACAatataaatgaagaagacaagGCTAAATTGGTAGATAGAGTTGGCGTCACTATCACAAGTTGTTTATTGAATAGAAAGGACGCAAAACTACTAATGGATGCTATCTTTTTCGGAGAGGTTTGA